A section of the Terriglobales bacterium genome encodes:
- a CDS encoding 2-phospho-L-lactate transferase CofD family protein — protein MIVVLTGGTGGAKFVQGLKQVVPPRELTFIVNTGDDLRWWGLHVSPDVDSITYALAGTLSRERGWGVEGDAFECLDAMRRLGAPSWFQLGDRDLALH, from the coding sequence ATGATCGTCGTGCTCACCGGCGGGACGGGCGGCGCGAAGTTCGTCCAGGGCCTGAAGCAGGTTGTGCCGCCGCGCGAGCTGACCTTTATCGTCAACACCGGCGACGACCTGCGCTGGTGGGGCCTGCACGTCTCGCCTGACGTGGATTCCATTACCTACGCCCTCGCCGGGACGCTGAGCCGCGAGCGCGGCTGGGGCGTAGAGGGCGATGCCTTCGAGTGTCTGGACGCCATGCGGCGGCTGGGCGCGCCGTCGTGGTTCCAGCTCGGCGACCGCGACCTGGCGCTGCACA